The nucleotide sequence GTCTGAAACTGCGTTAAACACACGGTGTTTAACAATGTGCTAATATGAGGGTGGCATTCTTTTGGTAGATTGGTACATTGacataaaaaaagtgaaacagCAGATCATTTTGTGCAGATTTTAATTCTTGGAACACATTATGTCTCTCTTCCGTTTTGCTTTAGATCTTTCCTCACGTTTTTCCATACTGTATTTCATCATAGCGGCaacattatttttcttacattttttagcTAATTTCGGGGTTGCATTTGATATCGGAGTTGTAGTTGACGTCAAAGGAAACGTTTCTGGAAGTATCTGTGGTTGGATTTCATCCTCTACGCTTTCGTCTTGCTGTTGAGTGTTTACTTCTATATTTGCATTGTCTACATCTGCAGATATTATATCTTGTTCCGAATCTTGAATTAGGTTTTGATTTTCAC is from Anthonomus grandis grandis chromosome 14, icAntGran1.3, whole genome shotgun sequence and encodes:
- the LOC126744681 gene encoding uncharacterized protein LOC126744681 — protein: MRTKLKTEKWEEIAKEVDMKTGTEAKALWEKLRHSLRDAIRRQQKYLKSGSPAEVIKEWKIQKQMGFLQPYMANKSREGNLREDGENQNLIQDSEQDIISADVDNANIEVNTQQQDESVEDEIQPQILPETFPLTSTTTPISNATPKLAKKCKKNNVAAMMKYSMEKREERSKAKRKRDIMCSKN